Proteins co-encoded in one Plasmodium berghei ANKA genome assembly, chromosome: 11 genomic window:
- a CDS encoding ATP-dependent helicase, putative: protein MKSLFCSVINNNGRKLKIHIAICLFLLYLINIPFCKTKKRKHFNSIDRNLFVDVKKGYNYYFDNKKNNYFSKKCKNYHKIKEVKNVNIQCKEVDEENKLQGEEKENKELFSSIPQINQKIVDFLETKGIKYMTKIQSKSFMPIYEGNDIIGRSETGSGKTLAFALPLVEKLYKNMESKKKIIKNKSNEINSIQHLSEGHKNENTDSMDKYPYILVLEPTRELSKQVETTFKEISQFYNFNIMSIYGGESYTYQENKLRKGIQILTGTPGRIIDHIEKKNLSLKNIKYVVLDEADEMLNLGFTHDIERILSYINIKDAQVLLYSATTPSWIKDISSKYLKNPIYIDVINTINKTSKTIQHIAIKTPYDIKEKAMLLEDIILVKSNGGQVIIFTRTKLEADILCSEGSFNYLTFSVLHGNIAQSTREHTMQRFRSGMFQVLIATDIAARGLDISNVDLVIQCYPPTYPAIYIHRSGRTGRANKKGMSIVLFSNEDKNDVIKIEKNCGIKFTTESLPNNEQVFHSVSKITLKKIENVNTEVLPFFHKSANELIEKSNLLNINQIDLISRCLAIISKKEYIKKRSLISGLSDTITLTFLNKKRKWKNIYDAIYWINKISNELNINVFNKILQIKINNKDQEFSYFDLNQKLAESLVQNFNNMAKIENKQTFDLSIAQTIPPQSELSSDSYRTNTYSQKKRNYSYKKRPSYY from the coding sequence ATGaaatcattattttgtagtgtaataaataataatggtagaaaattaaaaatacatattgCCATTTGTTTGTTTCTGCTGTACCTAATAAACATACCATTTTGCAAGACAAAGAAAAGGAAACATTTTAATTCAATCGATAGAAATTTGTTTGTAGATGTAAAAAAGGGATATaactattattttgataataaaaaaaataattatttttcaaaaaaatgcaaaaattatcacaaaataaaagaagTTAAAAATGTCAATATACAATGTAAAGAGGTggatgaagaaaataaattgcaAGGTGaggaaaaagaaaataaagaattgTTTTCTAGCATACCTCAAATTAACCAAAAAATTGTCGACTTTTTAGAAACAAAaggaataaaatatatgacaAAAATACAATCAAAAAGCTTTATGCCAATATATGAAGGTAATGATATAATAGGAAGATCAGAAACGGGTTCTGGAAAAACTTTAGCATTTGCTCTCCCATTAgttgaaaaattatataaaaatatggaatccaaaaaaaaaataataaaaaataaatcaaacGAAATAAATTCTATACAGCATTTATCTGAAGgacataaaaatgaaaatacaGATAGCATGGATAAATATCCATACATTTTGGTTTTAGAACCCACTCGAGAATTATCAAAACAAGTAGAAACTACATTTAAGGAAATTAGTCAATTctacaattttaatattatgtCTATATATGGAGGGGAGAGCTATACATAtcaagaaaataaattgcGAAAAGGAATCCAAATATTAACAGGCACACCTGGACGTATAATTGAtcatatagaaaaaaaaaatttgtcattaaaaaatataaaatatgttgtATTAGATGAAGCAGATGAAATGCTAAATTTAGGTTTTACACATGATATTGAAAGAATATTaagttatataaatatcaaaGATGCACAAGTACTTTTATATTCTGCTACTACTCCATCATGGATTAAAGATATTAGttctaaatatttaaagaacccgatatatatagatgtaataaatactattaataaaacatcTAAAACTATACAACATATAGCAATAAAAACACCTtatgatataaaagaaaaagcaATGCTTTTAGAAGATATTATTTTAGTAAAATCAAATGGAGGGCaagttattatttttactcGAACAAAATTAGAAGCTGATATTTTATGCTCAGAAGGatcatttaattatttaaccTTTTCAGTTTTACATGGTAATATAGCACAATCGACTAGAGAGCATACAATGCAAAGATTTAGAAGTGGAATGTTTCAGGTATTAATTGCAACAGATATTGCAGCCAGAGGGTTAGATATATCGAATGTAGATTTAGTTATACAATGTTATCCACCAACATACCCagctatttatatacatagaTCGGGAAGAACTGGAAGGgctaataaaaaaggaatgtctattgttttattttcaaatgaagataaaaatgatgtaataaaaatagaaaaaaattgtggTATTAAGTTTACTACAGAATCATTACCAAATAATGAACAAGTTTTTCATTCTGTTTCTAAAAtaactttaaaaaaaattgaaaatgtAAACACTGAAGTTTTACCATTCTTTCATAAAAGCGCAAATGaattaattgaaaaatccaatttgttaaatattaatCAAATAGATTTAATATCAAGATGTCTAGctattatttcaaaaaaagaatatataaaaaaaagatcaTTAATTAGCGGATTATCGGATACTATTactttaacatttttaaataaaaaaagaaaatggaaaaatatatatgatgcTATTTATTggattaataaaatatctaatgagttaaatattaatgtatttaataaaattttacaaattaaaataaataataaagatcaagaattttcttattttgATCTTAATCAAAAACTAGCTGAAAGCTTAgttcaaaattttaataatatggcaaaaatagaaaataaacaaacaTTTGATTTATCTATTGCTCAAACTATTCCTCCTCAATCTGAATTATCTTCAGATTCGTATCGAACTAATACTtattcacaaaaaaaaagaaattattCATACAAAAAACGTCCATCTTACTACTAA
- a CDS encoding MOLO1 domain-containing protein, putative: MKIILSLIHYLFFYLFFNFTKCEKFNLENKFHFNDVKPPLTGSKTNPSALYPLIQDLEEEEKIYSENLDIYDETNFPNPFESPEKCVLSLGISHTWVCDPSNIIKLEDQLSIEAVLLKIRDTNYHSCLSNDNFYYQVAVAIVPDIFISKNSSIEKSIQEFSQNTLRKWGIGNQKCHDGILLVYIKRLGSFIVSKREGVEDKYINEAEIKHIFMNSYFATGSISKALISSLNFINKKLPSKPQELTNTAKLFLLLILLYIISIAIVYLITVVYRIN, encoded by the exons ATGAAGATAATTTTATCACTAATTCactatttgtttttttatctttttttcaattttacaaaatgtgaaaaatttaacttagaaaacaaatttcattttaatgATGTAAAACCACCATTAACAGGCTC AAAAACTAATCCTAGTGCCTTATATCCACTAATTCAGGATCTTGAGGAAGAAGAAAA aatatattCAGAGAATTtagatatatatgatgAGACAAACTTTCCTAACCCTTTTGAGAGCCCGGAGAAATGTGTGCTATCTTTGGg aatAAGTCACACATGGGTATGTGATCCatcaaatattataaaattagaaGATCAATTAAGCATTGAAGCTGTTCTGCTTAAAATCCGCGATACTAATTATCACAGTTGCTTAtcaaatgataatttttattatcaa GTAGCTGTGGCTATAGTACcagatatttttataagcaAAAATAGTTCCATTGAAAAATCCATTCAAGAATTTTCTCAAAATACATTAAGAAAATGGGGTATAGGAAATCAAAAATGCCATGACGGTATTTTGCTAGTTTACATAAAACGTTTGGGCTCATTTATTGTATCAAAAAGGGAGGGGGTTgaagataaatatataaatgaagcagaaataaaacatatatttatgaattCATATTTTGCAACAGGATCTATTAGCAAAGCGCTAATTAGTTCactaaattttattaacaaaaaactACCCTCAAAACCACAAG aacTGACCAACACGGcaaaattgtttttattattaattctcctttatataatatccATTGCCattgtatatttaatcACTGTTGTATATAGAATAAACTAG
- a CDS encoding 2-oxoisovalerate dehydrogenase subunit beta, mitochondrial, putative, whose amino-acid sequence MRIQSVLNILKSSLKKSVQINGKNKIIQGGICTNTSRCFSSTTNNLKTKKMNMFTAINSAMHTVFEKDPKSILLGEDVAFGGVFRCSLDLRNKYGDKRVFNTPLCEQGIIGFAIGLAENGYTTIAEIQFGDYIFPAFDQIINDAAKFRYRSGSSFDVGKLTIRCTWGAVGHGGLYHSQSPEAFFAHSSGIKIIIPSDAYKAKGLLLSAIKDPNPCLFFEPKILYRASVNEVPIEQYELELGKADVVKEGSDLTIVTWGSLVHKMKNAADILLKKHNIDCEVIDLQTIIPWDVETVQKSVEKTGRLLITHEAQLTNGFGAEIAAKIQERCFYNLNSPIKRVCGYDTPFPHVYEPFYIPDEHKVIYEVKKMMKE is encoded by the coding sequence atgaGAATTCAGTCCGTTTTAAATATCTTAAAATCCagcttaaaaaaaagtgtgCAAAtcaatggaaaaaataaaataattcaagGAGGAATATGCACAAATACCTCAAGATGTTTTTCGTCAACcacaaataatttaaaaacaaaaaaaatgaacatgTTTACAGCAATCAATTCTGCTATGCACACCGTGTTTGAAAAAGACCCTAAATCAATACTATTGGGTGAGGATGTAGCATTTGGTGGTGTGTTTAGATGTTCTTTAGATTTAAGAAACAAATATGGAGATAAAAGAGTTTTTAACACGCCCTTATGTGAACAAGGTATAATTGGTTTTGCTATTGGATTAGCCGAAAATGGATATACAACTATTGCTGAAATACAATTTGgtgattatatatttccagCTTTTgatcaaataataaatgatgcAGCTAAATTTCGCTATAGATCAGGTAGCAGTTTTGATGTAGGAAAATTAACTATTAGATGTACATGGGGTGCAGTAGGACATGGTGGTTTATATCATTCACAAAGCCCAGAAGCATTTTTTGCTCATTCATCAGGTATTAAAATCATTATACCAAGTGATGCATATAAAGCTAAAGGATTACTACTTTCTGCAATTAAAGATCCAAACCCTTGTTTATTTTTCGAACCCAAAATACTATATAGAGCATCCGTTAATGAAGTTCCTATTGAACAATATGAATTAGAATTAGGTAAAGCAGATGTAGTAAAAGAAGGCTCTGATTTAACTATTGTCACATGGGGATCATTAGTacataaaatgaaaaatgcagctgatattttattaaaaaaacataacaTAGATTGTGAAGTTATCGATCTACAAACAATTATACCATGGGATGTTGAAACCGTACAAAAATCTGTTGAAAAAACTGGACGATTATTAATTACACATGAAGCACAATTGACTAATGGGTTTGGAGCAGAAATAGCAGCAAAAATACAAGAAAGATGtttttacaatttaaaTTCACCAATTAAAAGAGTATGTGGTTATGATACTCCATTCCCACATGTTTATGAACCATTTTATATTCCAGATGAACACAAAGTTATTTATGaggtaaaaaaaatgatgaaagaataa
- a CDS encoding centrosomal protein CEP120, putative codes for MDYKLQVGGQLEIDSTYGQGNELNEEVDINQNNQVHLQNENHDDSSDLKKICELKEFFQLGENRKKVIKCFNNLYCTKGDNLTNSLIEIFSIDINSDTILYILQKYMHMHGLCIPCYKFTNDKNSCEYNIKCKWCHHYSHLNRSSGLYPNKILHAKNKCYACTHFIKGRLCLSQSECKFCHSFDHLPIHLKTKYYNILNTLYKKKMNTNIINKNILKKMKKSMIKENTYHPTFYVLDKDLMNIFYENEKNSKNNEENNQNNYKQNLKEELTNTIPENNIIYDQNNKKKKITIQHTCNECNQNKKPCLNYFLSLKDCQNNCNDCHDDIHKNKFSNLYFLTYMHNNNICNVCPFINEERCNCDQTTTYCHDTDHISFDIKFKNSINVSSQYLQTQFLYKKEKEVTEIANEQDGYVSNANDASLVESDNTSNIDAHDDNNTLEKEEPKT; via the coding sequence atggatTACAAATTACAAGTTGGTGGACAGTTAGAAATTGATTCCACATATGGACAAGGTAATGAGCTCAATGAAGAAGTGGATATAAACCAGAATAATCAAGTTCATttacaaaatgaaaatcaTGATGATTCGTcagatttaaaaaaaatatgtgaattaaaagaattttttcaattaggcgaaaatagaaaaaaggttataaaatgttttaataatttatattgcACAAAAGGTGataatttaacaaattcattaattgaaatattttcaatagaTATTAATTCAGAtactattttatatattttacaaaagtatatgcatatgcaTGGATTATGTATACCATGttataaatttacaaatgataaaaattcatgcgaatataatataaaatgtaaatgGTGCCATCATTATTCACATCTTAATAGAAGTTCAGGTTTATAtccaaataaaatattacatgctaaaaataaatgttatgCATGTacacattttattaaagGGCGATTATGTTTATCACAAAGTGAATGTAAATTTTGTCATTCATTTGATCATTTACCAatacatttaaaaacaaaatattacaacatattaaataccctgtataaaaaaaaaatgaatactaacattataaataaaaatattttaaaaaaaatgaaaaaaagtatgattaaagaaaatactTATCATCCTACATTTTATGTTCTAGATAAAGATctaatgaatatattttatgaaaatgaaaaaaatagtaaaaacaatgaagaaaataatcaGAATAATTACAAACAAAACTTAAAAGAAGAACTTACTAATACTATTccagaaaataatattatatatgatcaaaataataaaaaaaaaaaaattacaatacAACATACATGCAATGAATGTaaccaaaataaaaaaccatgtttaaattattttctttccTTAAAAGATTGtcaaaataattgtaaTGATTGTCACGAtgatatacataaaaataaattctcaaatttatattttttaacatatatgcataataataacatttgTAATGTTTGTCCATTTATTAATGAAGAAAGATGTAATTGTGATCAAACAACAACTTATTGCCACGATACTGATCATATATCATttgatataaaatttaagaaTTCTATTAATGTTTCTTCACAATATTTACAAacacaatttttatataaaaaagaaaaagaagtCACTGAAATAGCTAACGAACAGGATGGATATGTCTCAAATGCAAACGATGCATCTCTTGTCGAATCTGATAATACATCTAATATAGATGCAcatgatgataataacaCCTTGGAAAAAGAAGAACCAAAAACATAA